The following are from one region of the Eulemur rufifrons isolate Redbay chromosome 17, OSU_ERuf_1, whole genome shotgun sequence genome:
- the IRX2 gene encoding iroquois-class homeodomain protein IRX-2 has translation MSYPQGYLYQAPGSLALYSCPAYGASALAAPRSEELARSASGSAFSPYPGSAAFTAQAATGFGSPLQYSADAAAAAAGFPSYMGAPYDAHTTGMTGAISYHPYGSAAYPYQLNDPAYRKNATRDATATLKAWLNEHRKNPYPTKGEKIMLAIITKMTLTQVSTWFANARRRLKKENKMTWAPRNKSEDEDEDEGDAARSKDESPDKVQEGNETSAEDEGISLHVDSLTDHSCSAESDGEKLPCRTGDPLCESGSECKDKYDDLEDDEDDEEEGERGLAPPKPVTSSPLTGVEAPLLSPPPEPAPRGGGGGKTPLSSRTSPGAPPPACKPKLWSLAEIATSDLKQPSLGPGCAPPGLPAAAAPASSGAPPGGSPYPASPLLGRHLYYTSPFYGNYTNYGNLNAALQGQGLLRYNSAAAAPGEGLHAAPKAASDAGKAGAHPLEPHYRPPGGGYEPKKDASEGCTVVGGGVQPYL, from the exons ATGTCCTACCCGCAGGGCTACCTGTACCAAGCGCCCGGCTCGCTGGCGCTCTACTCGTGCCCGGCGTACGGCGCGTCGGCGCTGGCGGCGCCGCGCAGCGAGGAGCTGGCGCGCTCAGCGTCGGGCTCCGCGTTCAGCCCGTACCCGGGCTCGGCGGCCTTCACGGCACAGGCGGCCACCGGCTTTGGCAGCCCGCTGCAGTACTCGGCCGACGCTGCCGCCGCCGCGGCCGGCTTCCCGTCCTACATG GGTGCACCCTACGACGCTCACACGACCGGGATGACGGGCGCCATCAGCTACCACCCCTACGGCAGCGCGGCCTACCCATACCAGCTTAACGACCCCGCGTACCGTAAGAACGCCACGCGGGACGCCACGGCCACGCTCAAGGCCTGGCTCAACGAGCACCGCAAGAACCCCTACCCTACCAAGGGCGAGAAGATCATGCTGGCCATCATCACCAAGATGACCCTCACTCAGGTGTCCACCTGGTTTGCCAACGCCCGCCGGCGCCTCAAGAAGGAGAACAAGATGACTTGGGCCCCGAGGAACAAAAGCGAGGATGAGGACGAGGACGAGGGCGACGCAGCGAGGAGCAAGGACGAGAGCCCCGACAAGGTGCAGGAGGGCAATGAGACCTCGGCGGAGGACGAAG GGATCAGCCTGCACGTCGACTCGCTCACGGATCACTCGTGCTCGGCCGAGTCGGACGGGGAGAAGCTACCGTGCCGCACCGGGGATCCCCTGTGCGAATCGGGCTCGGAGTGCAAGGACAAGTACGACGACCTGGAGGACGACGAGGACGACGAGGAGGAGGGCGAGCGGGGCCTGGCGCCGCCCAAGCCCGTGACCTCGTCGCCGCTTACCGGTGTGGAGGCGCCGCTGCTGAGCCCCCCGCCGGAGCCCGCACCccgcgggggcggcggcggcaaGACGCCCCTGAGCAGCCGGACGTCGCCAGGAGCGCCGCCGCCCGCCTGCAAGCCCAAGCTGTGGTCGCTGGCCGAGATAGCCACGTCGGACCTGAAGCAGCCAAGCTTGGGCCCGGGCTGCGCGCCCCCGGGGCTGCCTGCGGCCGCCGCGCCCGCCTCATCCGGGGCCCCGCCCGGCGGCTCGCCCTACCCCGCCTCGCCGCTGCTCGGCCGCCACCTCTACTACACGTCGCCCTTCTATGGCAACTACACAAACTACGGGAACTTGAACGCGGCGCTGCAGGGCCAGGGGCTCCTACGGTACAACTCAGCCGCCGCGGCTCCCGGCGAGGGGCTGCACGCGGCGCCCAAGGCGGCCAGCGACGCGGGCAAGGCGGGCGCGCACCCGCTCGAGCCCCACTACCGGCCCCCGGGCGGCGGCTACGAGCCCAAGAAAG ATGCCAGTGAGGGCTGCACCGTGGTTGGCGGGGGCGTCCAGCCCTACCTATAG